The sequence GAATATATCAGATATGATATAAATGCTGTATGGACGAAACAGATAAGCCGTTAGTATGGCTGCATGGGGAAGTTAAAACTCCTCCTTTTAGCCAAGAAGCACGCATAGAAACAGGTGTTTTGTTGAGACGGTTGCAGCAGGGCGAAAATTTAGGGTTGCCTCACTCAAGACCAATGCCAAGTATTGGGACACACTGCCATGAACTACGGGTTCGAGATGCAGAGAAGAACTGGAGAATCATCTACCGCATTGATGAAGATGCAATTTTAATTCTTGAGGTGTTTAACAAAACAACGAGAACAACACCCGCCAGCGTTATTGATACCTGCCAAAAACGACTGAGCAAGTATGACAAAGATGTGGAGGACTAGAGATATGGAAGAAGCTAAGAGAAAAAAATTAGAGGACAAAGGTTGGAATGTTGGAACTGTCTCCGAATTTCTAGACCTTACTCCAGAGGAAGTAACATTTATTGAGATTAAGCTTGCACTTAGTCGTTATCTGAAAGAACGGCGACACAAATCAATGACTCAAAGGGAACTTGCAGATAAATTACATTCAAGCCAACCTCGTATTGCTAAAGCTGAGAATGGAGATGCTTCAGTGTCTATTGAATTGCTAATTCGGGCGATGTTGGCGACAGGTGCAACCCCTCAAGAAATCGGGCAAGTTATTGCACAAGTGGGTTAGATTCACGCTTCCACAGATAGGTTTGGTGTATTTCTCCTACCGAAAGTTACAATGCGCTTCCTCTTCTACAGAAGTAAGTTGAAAGATAGGCTGCGATTTTAAAAAATAAAAAGGGAAGATGTAACTCTTCCCTCTTTACGTGAGATTTATGTCGGAGCCGCTATGACCCCAAAAACTTTAGAATCGTGAACAGAGCAGCTAAGGCTTGCAAAAATGGTAGTAGCCATCGAATAAACATCCTTAGTCTTCGGCAGAAAGACCGTCTAGGACATTTACGATGCTCTCTGTCACTTTTTTTAGATCTCTCCATGACACCTCGTTCCTTATGCTAGGTGAACCAGTAGAGGCTCTCCCTTCATAGGAAGCACGAAAGTGAGGCTTAGGGACTAAGGATTGACTGGACTGCCCCACCAAAGCAGACTATCAAACTACCTGATAGTTTATGGCAACCTACCGCCTTAGTCTTGTTACCCGGAAAGAGGTGGTACTACCCTTATACTCTGGACTCCTAAACGGAGGGGGAATGTGGCTATTATAACTAGCCAGATAAATTACTTCTGAGTTTTCAAACAAACTTCAAACTGTTAGCGTTAATAGAGTAAACAGCCTATTAGCCTGGGTATTATTATCAGTTCCAAACTGACATTGCGCCGAGAACTACATGGCATAGCTATGTATTCAATGTCAGATCTGCTGGATAACACCCTAGTTTAAGTATATAATGCGATCGCAAAATTAGCATTATACCGCGCCGCTATAGCTGCTCTAACAACCTGTCATACTCCGTGTGTGAACCAACCCAAAACCAAATTACTGTGTCTCCATCCAATTGACCAACTGCTCGATAGTTTCTGCTAATACGGGCAGAGTAAATTGGCAACTCTGGATGTATCTTTTTGAAACGAAGACTTGGATAACTTGGGTCTTCTCTAAACTGACGATATGCTGTGCGGGTTTGCTCTTGCACCTGTTCGGGTAAATTAGCAAATAATTTACGGAACTCAGTAGTGGTGCGCGATTTCACAGCGTTTCTGGGTCAAGTTCTTGAGTTTTACCTGCACGGTACTCAGCCATTGCGGAAGCTGCCAGTTTTGCCAGAATATTCGGTGAGCGAGAGAATGATTCATCCCAACGTCGGTCGTTCTCGATTTCTGCCAAAATCATTGCAGCGATCGCATTTTGCTCACTTTCAGGCAAGGTTTGTAGCGTAGCGATCGCACGCTCAAGTAACTCACTCATCGCCACCTCACTCAGACTATCAAAGCTCTATCTTATTCATTATCGCGCTTTCGGGCAGATTGAGCCTAGTCCAAACATACTAGCGGAAGCATTTTCCGTATATCTTCAAGTGCGATCGCATTTAAGTTGAAGGATAGAATGCGATCGCGAAATTAGATTTCAAACTGTGAATATAGCCATCACACTTTATTGTTCAAGTATTGGTCGTCTCTGCAATCTCTATAAGCTCCAATTAGAACATCTAACGATCGGCTTTTATGCGAGCGGAATCTGTAGCTTATGTCCTATAGATAGCGATCTAACAGTTCAAATCAGTAGCGGCAAATAAACTCGAAGTCAGCACTAGCGGGTTTCAACTGTCCACTGCATTTGAATTGTTAGAAAGTTAAAGAAATGCTTCTCTACAAACCTATAAAAATGGATCGTCAGCAGGAAAAAAAGATGATGCACTTCCGCAATTAGCACAAACGTATCTATAGCCTGTACTGTAAAGATATGGAATAGCTGCTACCGCTTTACAACTAGGACAAGTTATTGGCTTCATCCACGCATCCCTATCCAAGGCATAACGAAAATATGGATGTAGATCATGTTCTACATAATCTGAATAGCGAGGCAACTCCTCAGAACTGGGAGAGATTTTTTTTATGAACTTATCTGGATCGATAAAATAGTTAAACATACCTTTGGTATTAGTACTGAAAGCCTCTTTATCTAGATATTCATGCGGTAAGCTTTCGGCATTAAGACGAGAAAAATCATGTTTATTATCTGTACAAAACCATACTTCTCCCTTTTTTAGCATTTCCAGTATAGATAGCCAAAGTAAACAATCGCCTACGCTACTGCTCTGAGGCTTTAAAGCGGGAGGTATACGCTGAAAAACTCTTCTAGCAGCTTCCGAAAGCATTGAATCAGAGCAATTATTAACTACTGTTGCTAGTAGGAAAATGCTATCAACTAGCTTTAAGTTATCCTCAATATTTATGTCACATCTTGCGAGTGTATCTTGAACAAGGTTATGAATCTTTAAAAGCTCATTTTCATGATCAGGAAAATGCTTTATGATCTGCTTGATTTGACCAATAAATCCTTTACACTTATTTTTCCAATTTGATTTTATATTGGTTCGATGACGATCAAATTCAATCTTTACAGACTCAGGAAGTATTAGAATGAAATCCGTTGCTTGAATATTATTATTTAGAGCTTCAAGCAAACTATAAAGTTTGGGTTCTCCTGCAAGTCCAATCCATACGCATGTGTCAATTATAAGAAATTTACTCATCTTCTCTGCTCGAACTACCAGCAGTACTCCGGTTCTATTCTAACCGTACATTCAGAAAGACTTCGATACCCAACTGGAAGTGAACAGAATCGCCACATCATAATCTATCGCTCCAATGCGGTTTTGCCGTTCTCTGGAGGCGGATCGTGCCAAGGTAGAGCAGGAATGAGTACGATTGCGCCTCGCTGTAAGTCAGGTTGAGCTTATCACATTCTTACTTGTGACAGTAGGTAACGCGAAACCAAACATGACTCGATCGAGCGATCGCATTAACTAGAACGATACAATACGATCGCAAAACGTTTTGGTGCAGCGCGGTTGTTAGGCGGTGCTATTAATATGGGCGACCATCTTTGTGCGTTAAAGCCCATTCGCCATTTGGCAATTGTGTTGCTTTGAGATCGTCATTTGGGTATTCGACCTCATCTCCTTGAGTGCGATCGCCAATTTCAAGATAGGTTATATTAGTTCTTTTTGTTTCAGATGCCGTATGACCAGTACTGCCGTTTGTCAGGAGGCTGCAAACCCAACATAATATCTTCTCTGGGAACACCCATTTCAACCAAGTGTTTAAGGCATGGTTCAATCTCCTTGGGCAGGGGGTTCGGTGGGTTCATTGAAGCGATCGATAATTTCGCGAATTTCACTAGCTGTGAGAGTAGTTTCATCGGATTTGGAATAGAGCGTGACAAGCAGAATGCAGATGTTGTCTCGCAATTGATAAATGACTCGATAGCCTGAACTTTTGCCTTTTTGAATGTCGCTATTTTTGACGCGGACTTTGAAAACAGTATAGGTCGTGCCAGAAATTCGATCGCCAGGACAGTTACCACTTTCGAGGTCATCGAACAGCGGTTGTAGATCGGACCGGATATTGCGATACCGTTTGGCTAATTTGCGAAGTTGTCCTTGAAAATCGGGGGTAACTAAGATTTGAATGGATGGAGCGTCAGTCATCAATGCCGTCCCAGAGTTCAGAGACCGGCTTCAAGTTGCCTTCTTTGGCTTGTTGTAACGAGATCCGCAAATGGGCAAGGATGAGTTCATTGGGGTCGTCGTCAGGGTCGCTTGGGGAGGTGAGGATACCTCGATCGACGAGGATTTGATAGAAATCGTCTACATCCATCGCAATGACTTGAGCCGCTTGCTCGATGAGCAAGATTTTTTGCTGGAAGAGAGCGATCGCAACTTCTCGGCGCAAATCTGATTCTGTGAGGGATAGATTGTCCGGCAGGTCGATGGTAATTTGCATGGTTTTGAGTTCACTGAGTTTAATGATTGTTATTTCCCATCTTCGCTGACACCTTCAAAAAAAGCGATCGCACGCTCAAGTCACTCAGTCATCGCCACCTCACTCAAACCATCGAAGTCCTATCTTAAGTTTAAGTATAGAATGCGATCGCAAAACGTTCTGGTACACCGCAGTTATTAGGCAGTGCTATTAATATGGACTACCATCTTTGTGCGTTAAAGCCCATTCACCATTTGGTAATTGTGTTGCTTTGAGATCGTCATTTGGGTATTCGACTTCATCTCCAAGAGTGCGATCGCCAATTTCAAGATAGGTTACGTTTTCTTGCGATCGATTTATCAGTT comes from Leptolyngbyaceae cyanobacterium and encodes:
- a CDS encoding helix-turn-helix transcriptional regulator, producing the protein MEEAKRKKLEDKGWNVGTVSEFLDLTPEEVTFIEIKLALSRYLKERRHKSMTQRELADKLHSSQPRIAKAENGDASVSIELLIRAMLATGATPQEIGQVIAQVG
- a CDS encoding PIN domain-containing protein, producing MSKFLIIDTCVWIGLAGEPKLYSLLEALNNNIQATDFILILPESVKIEFDRHRTNIKSNWKNKCKGFIGQIKQIIKHFPDHENELLKIHNLVQDTLARCDINIEDNLKLVDSIFLLATVVNNCSDSMLSEAARRVFQRIPPALKPQSSSVGDCLLWLSILEMLKKGEVWFCTDNKHDFSRLNAESLPHEYLDKEAFSTNTKGMFNYFIDPDKFIKKISPSSEELPRYSDYVEHDLHPYFRYALDRDAWMKPITCPSCKAVAAIPYLYSTGYRYVCANCGSASSFFPADDPFL
- a CDS encoding type II toxin-antitoxin system RelE/ParE family toxin, producing MDETDKPLVWLHGEVKTPPFSQEARIETGVLLRRLQQGENLGLPHSRPMPSIGTHCHELRVRDAEKNWRIIYRIDEDAILILEVFNKTTRTTPASVIDTCQKRLSKYDKDVED
- a CDS encoding element excision factor XisI family protein — its product is MKLLSQLVKFAKLSIASMNPPNPLPKEIEPCLKHLVEMGVPREDIMLGLQPPDKRQYWSYGI
- a CDS encoding UPF0175 family protein, with amino-acid sequence MQITIDLPDNLSLTESDLRREVAIALFQQKILLIEQAAQVIAMDVDDFYQILVDRGILTSPSDPDDDPNELILAHLRISLQQAKEGNLKPVSELWDGIDD
- a CDS encoding type II toxin-antitoxin system RelE/ParE family toxin, with translation MTDAPSIQILVTPDFQGQLRKLAKRYRNIRSDLQPLFDDLESGNCPGDRISGTTYTVFKVRVKNSDIQKGKSSGYRVIYQLRDNICILLVTLYSKSDETTLTASEIREIIDRFNEPTEPPAQGD